From a single Capsicum annuum cultivar UCD-10X-F1 chromosome 12, UCD10Xv1.1, whole genome shotgun sequence genomic region:
- the LOC107850872 gene encoding nuatigenin 3-beta-glucosyltransferase-like has translation MAQKDGELHVVFIPYFTPSHMIPLVNTARLFASQGVKVSIITTFYNALLFESSIDDSDHRILIHKLKFPSDAVGLPEGIENFSAITSPEMSVGVWKGLVLLQKPIEDLTVELRPHCIVSDLCLPWTVDVAERLKIPRLAFHPTNVMLHCVEHCLKLYTPHEKVSSDSESFLIPGLPDNIEMKRSQLPENIIITNPEGPYWEMMKRIKESEPRSYAMIHDTIYDLEPSYAELYQKIRGKKPWLIGPLFHFSKREEANAAVQERHSCLSWLDSQEPNSVVYICFGSMGTLSGAQLTEIALALEASNSSFLWVVRKGDKEQESWMPTGFEEKLLANNKGLIVRGWVPQLMILNHPATGAFMNHCGWNSTLESFTAGVPMLTWPLFAEQFYNEKLVEILGCGVGVGAEVWHISFDIKDTIVKKEKIEESLKMLMNTSRESEKIRSTAKDVEAMIKRAIEKGGSSYNHLTELIEELKCHVFGTLEE, from the coding sequence ATGGCACAAAAAGATGGTGAACTCCATGTAGTTTTCATTCCATACTTTACGCCAAGTCATATGATTCCCTTGGTCAATACAGCCAGACTTTTTGCAAGCCAAGGTGTCAAAGTTAGCATTATCACCACATTCTATAATGCCCTCCTTTTCGAGTCCTCCATTGATGATTCTGACCACCGTATCTTGATCCACAAACTCAAGTTCCCATCTGATGCAGTAGGCTTACCTGAAGGGATTGAAAACTTCAGTGCAATCACTAGCCCAGAAATGTCTGTGGGGGTGTGGAAGGGACTTGTTTTGCTTCAAAAACCGATCGAAGATCTTACTGTTGAACTTCGTCCTCATTGCATTGTTTCAGATCTGTGCCTTCCATGGACTGTGGATGTAGCCGAGCGACTAAAGATACCTAGACTTGCGTTTCATCCTACCAATGTTATGCTACACTGTGTTGAACATTGTTTGAAGCTTTATACACCTCATGAGAAGGTAAGTTCAGATTCAGAAAGTTTCTTGATTCCAGGTTTACCAGATAATATTGAAATGAAAAGATCTCAACTTCCCGAAAATATAATTATAaccaatcccgaaggaccatactGGGAGATGATGAAGAGAATTAAAGAATCAGAACCTCGGAGCTATGCCATGATTCATGACACTATCTATGATCTAGAGCCAAGTTATGCTGAGCTTTACCAGAAAATCAGAGGTAAAAAACCATGGTTGATTGGTCCTTTGTTTCActtctcaaagagagaagaagcaAATGCTGCAGTTCAGGAGCGACACAGCTGCCTAAGTTGGCTTGATTCTCAAGAACCAAACTCTGTTGTGTACATTTGTTTTGGAAGTATGGGGACGCTTTCTGGTGCTCAGCTCACTGAAATTGCCTTGGCTCTTGAGGCCTCGAATTCATCGTTTCTTTGGGTGGTAAGGAAGGGTGACAAAGAGCAAGAAAGTTGGATGCCTACTGGCTTTGAGGAAAAATTACTCGCCAACAACAAAGGTTTGATAGTCAGAGGTTGGGTGCCACAACTGATGATCTTGAACCATCCAGCAACCGGAGCTTTCATGAATCACTGTGGCTGGAACTCCACTTTGGAATCTTTCACAGCTGGAGTACCAATGCTCACATGGCCATTGTTCGCAGAGCAGTTCTACAATGAGAAGTTGGTGGAGATTCTTGGATGCGGGGTTGGGGTTGGGGCAGAGGTGTGGCACATTTCGTTTGACATCAAGGATACAATTGTCAAGAAGGAAAAGATAGAGGAGAGTTTGAAGATGTTGATGAACACCTCCAGAGAAAGTGAAAAGATCAGAAGTACAGCAAAAGACGTCGAAGCAATGATTAAGAGGGCTATAGAAAAAGGAGGTTCTTCTTATAATCACCTAACAGAACTAATAGAGGAGCTCAAGTGTCATGTTTTTGGCACCTTGGAAGAGTAA